One Bacillus sp. E(2018) genomic window, GCGGCGGTATGGTTACTGTTAAAGCGAACGGTCATAAAGAGATCATCGACATTATCATTAAAGAAGAAGTTGTAGATCCAGATGATATCGACATGCTTCAAGACCTTGTGTTAGCAGCTACGAACGATGCACTTAAGAAAGTAGACGAGCTTGTATCACAAGACATGGGCAAATTCACAAAAGGACTTAACATTCCTGGAATGTTCTAGGAATAGGCTATGCATTATCCTGAACCGATCTCAAAGCTGATTGAAAGCTTTATGAAATTGCCGGGCATCGGACCGAAAACGGCGGTTCGCCTGGCATTTTTCGTATTGGAAATGAAAGAAGATGACG contains:
- a CDS encoding YbaB/EbfC family nucleoid-associated protein; the protein is MKGNMNNMMKQMQKMQRDMAKAQEELKDKVIEGTAGGGMVTVKANGHKEIIDIIIKEEVVDPDDIDMLQDLVLAATNDALKKVDELVSQDMGKFTKGLNIPGMF